A region of Frederiksenia canicola DNA encodes the following proteins:
- a CDS encoding extracellular solute-binding protein produces MRNEKLIKFGRIFFAKLMAVAVAFSALSAQAAEKLYVYNWTEYVPSSLLEQFTKETGIEVIYSTFESNEEMYSKLKLANGAGYDIVFPSSYYVGKMAKEGMLAEIDKSKLSNFDNVDKALMGKPFDPKNKYSLPYVYGLTGIGVNSANIDPAKLTSWGDFWKPEFKGKLLLMNDAREVFHIALLLDGKSPNTTKESEIKTAYERLLKVVPNVLVFNSDSPEMPYLQGEVDVGMIWTGSAHRAKSENPDIKFIFPKEGAVVWMDNYAIPKQAKNKDAAHKFIDFLLRPESAKEVIEVMGFSMPNEKVTPLLSESLVNDPLIFPPLEQIEKGILQSDVGEAVEIYEKYWNLLRTNSK; encoded by the coding sequence ATGAGGAACGAAAAATTGATCAAATTCGGTCGAATATTTTTTGCCAAATTGATGGCAGTTGCGGTGGCTTTTTCTGCATTATCTGCTCAGGCAGCAGAAAAATTGTATGTGTATAACTGGACGGAATATGTGCCGTCATCGTTACTTGAGCAGTTCACGAAGGAAACGGGTATCGAGGTGATCTACTCTACCTTTGAAAGTAACGAAGAAATGTATTCAAAGCTGAAATTAGCCAATGGTGCGGGCTACGATATTGTGTTCCCATCAAGCTACTATGTCGGCAAAATGGCGAAAGAAGGGATGTTGGCGGAAATTGATAAAAGCAAATTAAGCAATTTCGACAATGTTGATAAAGCCTTGATGGGCAAGCCTTTCGACCCTAAAAATAAATACTCACTGCCTTATGTCTATGGTTTAACTGGCATCGGCGTGAACAGTGCCAATATCGACCCAGCCAAACTTACCAGTTGGGGCGATTTTTGGAAACCCGAATTCAAAGGCAAGTTATTGCTGATGAATGATGCTCGTGAAGTGTTCCACATTGCGTTGTTGTTAGACGGCAAATCGCCGAATACCACCAAGGAAAGTGAAATTAAAACAGCTTACGAGCGTTTACTCAAAGTCGTGCCGAATGTGTTAGTGTTCAACTCTGACTCCCCTGAAATGCCTTATTTACAAGGCGAAGTGGATGTTGGGATGATCTGGACAGGCTCGGCACACCGTGCGAAAAGCGAAAATCCAGACATCAAATTCATCTTCCCCAAAGAAGGAGCGGTGGTTTGGATGGATAACTACGCAATTCCAAAACAAGCCAAAAATAAGGATGCGGCACATAAATTTATCGATTTCTTGTTGCGTCCAGAAAGTGCGAAAGAGGTGATTGAGGTGATGGGCTTCTCTATGCCGAACGAGAAAGTAACACCACTTCTCTCTGAAAGTTTAGTGAACGATCCATTGATCTTCCCACCCCTTGAACAAATTGAAAAAGGTATTTTACAAAGTGATGTCGGCGAAGCTGTCGAAATCTATGAAAAATACTGGAATTTACTCAGAACAAATAGCAAATAG
- a CDS encoding isoprenylcysteine carboxyl methyltransferase family protein: protein MITVLFCLFFIIRLFSLKISIKNEKNLIAKGAIQYGKTNSTLLSIAHVLFYFSALFEANYYGYVFDSTSLIGAVIVVLSLVALFWVIRELGEIWTVKLYILPHHQLNTSPIFKHIRHPNYFLNIIPELIGIILLCHAWHTLYFVFPIYLIILGVRIYQEEKVMKPLFEQQATK, encoded by the coding sequence ATGATCACTGTCTTGTTCTGTTTATTTTTTATCATTCGTCTATTTAGTCTGAAAATTTCGATTAAAAACGAAAAAAATCTCATTGCCAAAGGGGCGATCCAATACGGCAAAACCAACTCCACGCTGCTTTCCATTGCGCACGTTTTATTCTATTTCTCCGCGTTATTTGAAGCGAATTATTACGGCTATGTATTTGATTCCACGTCCTTAATCGGTGCGGTGATTGTTGTGCTTTCGCTTGTCGCATTGTTTTGGGTGATTCGTGAATTGGGTGAAATTTGGACAGTAAAACTCTACATTTTGCCACACCATCAGCTCAATACCTCGCCCATTTTTAAACATATCCGCCACCCGAACTATTTCTTGAACATCATTCCAGAGCTTATTGGGATTATTTTGTTGTGCCACGCTTGGCATACGCTTTACTTCGTTTTCCCCATTTATTTAATTATTTTAGGCGTGCGGATTTATCAAGAAGAAAAAGTGATGAAACCGCTCTTTGAGCAGCAAGCCACCAAATAA
- a CDS encoding acetate uptake transporter → MSAHQTATANPGPLGLCGFALTTWLLSLINNGTFGGENVGLVLAMGFAFGGTAQMIAGMFEFSKGNTFGFTAFTSYGAFWWSFALFKTFFATTVSAEFIGWYLIVWGTFTLMMFVGTLAKARALQVIFALLTITFYLLAAGDFTGNHNITHIGGNFGLATALAAFYLAAAEIINESFGRTVLPIGAPKA, encoded by the coding sequence ATGTCTGCTCATCAAACAGCAACAGCAAATCCAGGCCCACTCGGTTTATGTGGATTTGCCCTAACAACTTGGTTACTTAGCTTAATTAACAACGGCACCTTCGGCGGCGAAAACGTCGGCTTAGTGCTTGCAATGGGCTTTGCCTTCGGCGGCACCGCACAAATGATTGCGGGGATGTTCGAATTTTCGAAAGGCAACACCTTTGGTTTCACTGCATTCACCAGCTACGGGGCATTCTGGTGGTCATTCGCCCTATTCAAAACCTTCTTCGCGACAACTGTTTCGGCGGAATTTATCGGCTGGTATTTAATCGTTTGGGGAACCTTCACCTTAATGATGTTCGTTGGTACACTGGCGAAAGCCCGTGCGTTACAAGTGATCTTCGCATTATTAACCATCACATTCTACTTATTAGCCGCAGGCGATTTTACGGGTAACCATAACATCACCCATATCGGCGGTAATTTTGGTTTAGCAACTGCACTTGCCGCATTCTACTTAGCCGCAGCAGAAATCATCAACGAAAGTTTCGGTCGTACCGTGTTACCAATCGGCGCACCCAAAGCCTAA